One window of the Pseudomonadota bacterium genome contains the following:
- a CDS encoding tryptophan synthase subunit alpha — translation MQRLENCFSRLRQAGRKALITFITAGDPILDATPELVDCLVAGGADIVELGVPFSDPLADGPTIEAASGRALAQGATLAGILSTVKGIRRRQPQLPLVLMTYYNPIFHYGLERLVAEAVAVGVDGLIVPDLPLEESGELRRLAVGRLAVIPLAAPTTSAERLAEIVASGSGFLYYVTITGITGARSGLPPELAENLDLVRSVAKNLPVAAGFGISTPEQVRSVGSHADAVIVGSALVEIIGRGQASDAGRRELTARVKSLREALD, via the coding sequence ATGCAGCGTCTTGAAAATTGTTTTTCCCGGCTTCGGCAGGCGGGGCGCAAGGCCTTGATCACGTTTATCACCGCCGGCGATCCGATTTTGGACGCGACCCCCGAGCTGGTTGATTGTCTGGTGGCGGGCGGGGCCGATATTGTGGAACTGGGGGTGCCCTTTTCCGATCCCCTGGCCGATGGCCCGACAATTGAGGCGGCCTCAGGTCGGGCTCTGGCCCAGGGCGCGACTCTGGCGGGGATTTTGTCGACGGTCAAAGGCATTCGCCGGCGTCAGCCGCAGCTGCCTTTGGTTCTGATGACCTATTACAACCCCATTTTCCATTATGGCCTGGAGCGGCTGGTGGCCGAGGCTGTCGCGGTCGGGGTCGATGGTCTGATCGTTCCCGATCTGCCCCTGGAAGAGTCGGGAGAATTACGCCGCTTGGCGGTCGGACGTCTGGCCGTGATTCCTCTGGCAGCTCCGACGACTTCCGCCGAGCGTCTGGCGGAGATCGTGGCTTCGGGCAGCGGTTTTCTTTATTATGTGACGATTACCGGCATTACCGGGGCTCGTTCCGGTTTACCCCCTGAACTGGCTGAAAATCTGGATCTGGTCAGGAGCGTCGCGAAAAATCTGCCGGTGGCTGCCGGTTTCGGCATCTCCACGCCGGAACAGGTGCGCAGTGTCGGTTCCCATGCCGATGCCGTGATTGTCGGCAGCGCCCTGGTGGAAATCATCGGCCGAGGTCAGGCGTCGGATGCCGGTCGCCGGGAATTGACCGCGCGGGTAAAAAGCCTGCGCGAGGC